In a single window of the Aridibaculum aurantiacum genome:
- a CDS encoding diphthine--ammonia ligase: MHNRFVVSWSGGKDSCFATILAIEQGLQPAVLVNVLNEEGQISRSHGIPIAILKKQAEAIGLPLHLVSSSWSDYQPNFINALTYLKNEYKLDHAVFGDIDLQAHRDWEEMVCQQAGLSARLPLWKMERKALVLQMLEGGLETMIVSCNKTMGEAYLGKILTPQLVQELEEKGIDPCGENGEFHTLVTNCSLFKSPIQVIVTGTQQHNDYWFASLQ, encoded by the coding sequence ATGCACAATCGCTTTGTAGTTAGTTGGAGTGGTGGTAAAGACAGTTGCTTTGCCACCATTCTTGCTATTGAACAAGGACTGCAGCCCGCGGTGCTTGTAAATGTGCTGAACGAGGAAGGGCAAATTTCCCGCAGCCATGGCATACCTATAGCCATTCTAAAAAAACAGGCTGAAGCCATTGGCCTGCCGCTTCACCTGGTAAGCAGTAGCTGGAGCGACTACCAGCCCAACTTCATCAATGCACTTACTTACCTGAAGAACGAGTACAAATTGGATCATGCTGTATTTGGAGATATTGACCTGCAAGCGCACCGCGATTGGGAGGAAATGGTATGCCAGCAAGCTGGATTATCTGCACGGTTACCACTTTGGAAAATGGAGCGAAAGGCGTTGGTTTTGCAGATGCTAGAAGGCGGCTTAGAAACCATGATCGTTAGCTGTAACAAGACTATGGGCGAAGCATATTTAGGTAAAATCCTTACACCTCAACTGGTGCAGGAACTGGAAGAAAAAGGAATAGATCCATGCGGTGAAAATGGCGAGTTTCACACGCTGGTCACCAATTGTAGTTTATTCAAATCTCCCATACAAGTAATAGTAACAGGTACGCAGCAGCACAATGATTACTGGTTCGCTTCTCTCCAATAA
- a CDS encoding YraN family protein yields MADHNDTGIEGEKLAAEWLTAKGFLIRETNWRFRHWEVDLIAEKGDTLHFIEVKTRRSTRYGNPEDSITRQKFKNLKDAAEQYQFLNPGWKWIQFDVLAILVKGEQIDYWFNQDVYL; encoded by the coding sequence ATGGCCGATCATAACGATACTGGTATAGAAGGTGAAAAACTGGCTGCAGAATGGCTGACTGCAAAAGGTTTCCTGATCCGCGAAACAAACTGGCGTTTCCGTCACTGGGAGGTTGACCTGATAGCGGAGAAAGGAGATACACTTCATTTCATTGAAGTAAAAACCCGCCGCAGCACCCGTTATGGCAATCCTGAGGATAGCATCACCAGGCAAAAATTTAAAAACCTGAAAGACGCAGCCGAACAATACCAATTTTTAAACCCCGGGTGGAAATGGATACAATTTGATGTGCTGGCCATCCTTGTAAAGGGTGAACAAATTGATTATTGGTTCAACCAGGATGTTTACCTGTAA
- a CDS encoding PhzF family phenazine biosynthesis protein, protein MPNEIYQVDAFTSSIFGGNPAAVCPLENWLPDHVMQRLAAENNLSETAFFLKTGHEYHIRWFTPEMEIDLCGHATLATAHVIFHHTPHTSDVIRFSSQSGILEVHKMDDVIQLNFPSRMPKPAEAPSALLDGFDIAPTKVLKSRDYFLVYDDEKYVRNLVPNFSHLNKLDVVGIIVTAPGREADFVSRFFVPNSVIGEDPVTGSAHCSLIPYWAQEFGKDKMMARQLSAREGQLFCEDRGDRVIIGGHTVLYMKGEYYL, encoded by the coding sequence ATGCCAAACGAGATTTACCAGGTAGATGCTTTTACATCATCCATCTTTGGTGGCAACCCTGCTGCGGTTTGCCCACTGGAGAACTGGCTACCTGACCATGTAATGCAGCGTCTTGCTGCTGAGAACAACCTGAGTGAAACAGCATTTTTTTTAAAGACTGGTCACGAATATCATATCAGGTGGTTTACGCCTGAGATGGAAATAGACCTCTGTGGACATGCTACGCTAGCCACTGCACATGTCATTTTTCATCATACACCACATACATCAGATGTTATTCGCTTCAGCAGCCAGAGCGGCATTTTAGAAGTCCATAAAATGGACGATGTTATACAATTAAACTTTCCATCAAGAATGCCTAAACCTGCAGAAGCACCTTCAGCGTTGTTAGATGGTTTTGATATTGCCCCAACGAAAGTGCTGAAGTCACGCGATTACTTTTTGGTGTACGATGATGAAAAATATGTGCGTAACCTGGTTCCAAATTTTTCGCACCTGAATAAGTTGGATGTGGTAGGCATTATTGTAACAGCACCGGGACGCGAAGCTGATTTTGTTTCGCGGTTCTTTGTTCCAAATTCTGTTATTGGTGAAGATCCTGTTACAGGCTCTGCTCATTGCTCCCTCATCCCTTATTGGGCGCAGGAGTTTGGTAAAGACAAGATGATGGCAAGGCAACTTTCCGCAAGGGAAGGTCAGCTGTTTTGTGAAGACAGGGGCGACAGGGTGATCATTGGTGGACACACCGTTTTGTACATGAAGGGAGAATATTATTTATAA
- the manA gene encoding mannose-6-phosphate isomerase, class I: MKDQIFKINGAVQHYAWGGFDFIPSLLRMARKEQKPYAEYWLGAHPSAPSDVELPDGTSIFLNAAIKQLPFKYIGEKVYERFGELPYLLKVLDVREMLSIQVHPTREEAIKGFEKEEAAGIPIDAPHRNYKDRNHKPEVMIALSDFWLLHGFKPADELVATLQQVPSFKELVAVFEKEGYFGLYKHVMEMPQDAADAMLGPVVKEALAGTPPKNDPAYWVAKLYNGNAPVDGFDRGIFSIYFFNIVQLHKGQAIFQQAGVPHAYLEGQNVELMANSDNVLRGGLTPKHVDVPELLKQTTFEPIHPYVQGGVVKEGGERIFDCPVEDFGISMFSLENGKAYTATAFSAEIFLITQGSVSVGEQQFSAGEAFLVAAETEYTIVANEDTEAYKAFVPKLA, encoded by the coding sequence TTGAAAGACCAAATTTTTAAGATCAATGGTGCTGTTCAGCACTATGCGTGGGGAGGATTTGACTTTATTCCGTCGTTGCTACGCATGGCAAGGAAAGAACAAAAACCATATGCAGAATACTGGCTGGGCGCTCATCCTTCTGCGCCTTCAGATGTAGAATTGCCAGATGGAACCAGCATTTTCTTGAATGCTGCTATCAAACAACTTCCTTTCAAATATATAGGTGAGAAAGTGTACGAACGCTTTGGTGAACTGCCTTACCTGCTAAAGGTGCTGGATGTGCGCGAAATGCTTTCCATACAGGTGCATCCTACAAGAGAGGAAGCAATTAAAGGTTTTGAAAAAGAAGAAGCTGCAGGAATACCTATTGATGCGCCACATCGTAATTATAAGGATAGAAATCACAAGCCGGAGGTGATGATTGCGCTAAGTGATTTTTGGTTGTTACACGGCTTCAAACCTGCTGATGAACTGGTGGCTACCTTACAACAAGTGCCTTCATTCAAAGAGCTTGTGGCAGTGTTTGAGAAGGAAGGCTATTTCGGACTGTACAAGCATGTAATGGAAATGCCGCAAGATGCCGCAGATGCTATGCTTGGTCCTGTAGTAAAAGAAGCCTTAGCCGGCACACCGCCTAAAAATGATCCTGCTTATTGGGTAGCTAAATTGTACAATGGAAATGCACCAGTTGACGGTTTCGACAGAGGCATATTTTCCATCTACTTTTTCAATATTGTACAGCTGCATAAAGGGCAGGCAATTTTTCAGCAGGCAGGTGTGCCACATGCCTACCTGGAGGGGCAGAACGTGGAGCTGATGGCCAATAGCGACAACGTGCTACGCGGAGGACTGACACCTAAACATGTGGATGTGCCCGAGTTGCTAAAGCAAACCACTTTTGAACCCATACATCCTTATGTGCAGGGAGGCGTAGTAAAAGAAGGTGGAGAAAGAATATTTGATTGTCCGGTGGAAGATTTTGGCATCAGCATGTTTTCTTTAGAAAATGGTAAAGCATATACTGCTACTGCATTTTCAGCTGAGATATTTTTGATAACTCAAGGAAGTGTGAGCGTAGGTGAGCAGCAATTTTCTGCAGGAGAGGCCTTTCTTGTTGCAGCTGAAACGGAGTATACCATAGTAGCAAACGAGGACACAGAAGCTTATAAGGCGTTTGTGCCAAAACTGGCTTAG
- a CDS encoding TrmH family RNA methyltransferase: protein MLSKNELKYIQSLGHKKQRDEAQAFIAEGPKLAEEILNSDFEVLKIFATNKYLQKHESFSFPVTEVSEDELQKLSNLSKANQVLLLVKQKAADQSPNADGKMSIVLDAIQDPGNMGTIIRIADWFGINQIVCTIDCVELYNPKVVQATMGSLCRVNVWYGNTSQWLSEATVPVYGALLEGENIYSSRKVEEGILVIGNEGKGISEELKSFITHPVTIPRIGGAESLNAAVATAIIVGCMKNNS from the coding sequence ATGCTGAGTAAAAATGAGCTCAAATATATTCAATCTTTAGGCCACAAAAAACAGCGTGACGAGGCGCAAGCCTTTATAGCAGAAGGCCCGAAGCTAGCCGAGGAGATACTGAACAGTGACTTTGAGGTGTTAAAGATCTTCGCTACCAATAAGTACCTGCAAAAGCATGAATCATTTTCTTTTCCTGTAACCGAGGTATCTGAAGATGAATTGCAGAAGCTATCTAACCTGAGCAAGGCAAACCAGGTATTGTTGCTGGTAAAACAGAAAGCAGCGGATCAATCTCCGAATGCTGATGGGAAGATGTCCATCGTGCTAGATGCCATCCAGGATCCGGGAAATATGGGCACTATCATCAGGATCGCTGATTGGTTTGGTATTAACCAAATTGTCTGCACCATAGATTGTGTAGAACTGTATAATCCAAAAGTAGTACAGGCAACCATGGGTAGCCTTTGCAGGGTAAATGTTTGGTACGGAAACACGAGCCAGTGGCTTTCGGAAGCTACTGTCCCTGTGTATGGAGCACTACTTGAAGGAGAAAATATTTATAGCTCCAGAAAAGTAGAAGAAGGAATCCTGGTAATAGGAAATGAAGGCAAAGGCATCAGCGAAGAGTTGAAGTCATTCATTACACACCCTGTAACTATACCAAGAATAGGTGGCGCCGAATCATTGAATGCTGCTGTAGCCACAGCTATTATTGTGGGTTGTATGAAAAACAATAGTTGA
- a CDS encoding DUF6580 family putative transport protein, whose translation MMNNQSKTSILSIAVLILFAAATRLFPHYPNFTAIGAMAIFGGAVIKDKKLAFLLPLGALFLSDVCLQLFGITQGFYSGQLFVYAAFVLITALATFIRKPGFANITLAAVWSGLIFFIISNVGVWIMSDGIIYPKTMSGLAACFAAALPFYKNEFFGNFLLNGIYGNMFFSALLFGAYFLVQRSRKSATAVA comes from the coding sequence ATGATGAACAATCAGAGCAAGACTTCCATACTTTCTATAGCGGTTCTAATACTATTTGCAGCCGCTACCAGGTTGTTTCCACACTATCCAAACTTTACAGCTATTGGTGCTATGGCTATCTTTGGAGGAGCTGTTATAAAAGATAAAAAACTAGCTTTTTTACTTCCTCTTGGTGCATTGTTCTTGTCTGATGTTTGCCTGCAGTTGTTTGGTATTACACAAGGCTTCTATAGCGGGCAGTTGTTTGTGTATGCTGCATTTGTACTTATCACTGCGCTTGCTACTTTCATCCGCAAGCCTGGTTTTGCAAACATCACTTTAGCTGCAGTTTGGTCAGGACTTATATTCTTCATTATCTCCAACGTGGGTGTGTGGATCATGAGCGATGGTATCATTTATCCTAAAACAATGTCTGGTTTAGCTGCTTGTTTTGCTGCTGCACTACCTTTTTACAAGAACGAATTCTTTGGAAACTTTTTGCTGAATGGCATCTATGGCAATATGTTCTTTAGTGCATTATTATTTGGCGCCTACTTCCTGGTTCAGAGATCAAGGAAATCGGCAACTGCCGTAGCTTAA
- the rnhA gene encoding ribonuclease HI, with amino-acid sequence MSNGHQLIIYTDGSSRGNPGPGGYGAILMWGDKRKELSAGYRLTTNNRMELMAVIVALESLNKKNIPLTIFTDSQYVVKAVSEGWLNNWIRTDFKGGKKNKDLWTRFYKLSKDYNIQFKWVKGHANNPYNNRCDELATQAADGGNHLIDTGYEQELKSQRS; translated from the coding sequence ATGAGTAACGGACATCAACTGATCATATATACAGATGGATCGAGCCGCGGCAACCCCGGGCCTGGTGGCTATGGCGCCATCTTAATGTGGGGAGATAAGAGAAAAGAATTATCTGCAGGTTACCGCCTTACCACCAACAATCGCATGGAGCTAATGGCGGTGATCGTAGCACTTGAATCACTGAATAAAAAGAACATCCCGCTAACGATTTTCACCGACAGCCAGTACGTGGTAAAGGCAGTATCAGAAGGCTGGCTGAACAACTGGATTCGTACAGATTTCAAAGGTGGCAAGAAGAACAAAGACCTTTGGACACGGTTCTACAAACTGTCTAAAGATTACAATATCCAATTCAAGTGGGTAAAGGGTCACGCAAATAATCCATATAACAACCGCTGTGATGAGTTGGCTACACAAGCCGCGGATGGAGGTAACCATCTTATAGATACAGGCTACGAACAGGAATTAAAATCTCAAAGAAGCTAG
- a CDS encoding BamA/TamA family outer membrane protein, giving the protein MFQTYRKANLYIFFLSVVLAFASCTVVKNYPPNTPFVFDNEIKLEGDVSKDEMRRIQAELYNYWDDSLKPRRVGQFGVRTIVRNPPRFDTSYINPSITFMRSYLQSQGFYNSIVEPILPHEIDTVGDQLRATVRMAVNLEKNLRISSFTFDSIQHDDLRVLAKQDSSKTLLRERKPFNKQLISGELDRLVNLYRNNGYLRMNRENLYAEVDTTEVGLLDITLDPFEQARRIAEATQRRLADPTIDVAIRSRPSNDTNAFTQFYVGRIYLYPETEKTEIVDSLIGKTFPQEINARQYTLKQHVGLVKLRPLREHTYLREGTLYDQSMYFKTINAYSSLGPWNQVDVRPVIRVDTVPIVDFHFFLTPAPKYSFGTDLEVSRNTNSIITGNLLGVANVITFRRRNVAKQAIQASTTLRNGIELGLNDSVSVLQTFQSSITQTFSFPRFITPFRIRGEKSLDDYRTLLSLNASYTDRRNFFKLSSAVLSFGYEWKRKNHAWIYRPLNVELYSLDTLAGLRSAFVNNPFLRNAFNTGYVISQTLSYSYTYPGNRAGVTNFLRISGEEAGAISGRFPGLRDKIYQYIKGEAEFRKLISYRRTGLAFRFFGGVGYNYSNDPVLGRSLPFFKQYIAGGPNSMRAWNIRQLGLGSSLLSDTSSVFRDRFGDVQLETNIEYRYPFFTIGSINVNSAVFADIGNLWNLKNPRNNPDSASVLRFDRFFRDLAIGVGTGLRFDISSIMIRLDFAYKVKDPAREKNNGWMSIKDFSWTNDEYNIVDANGRRIRRNNYAFQLGIGLPF; this is encoded by the coding sequence ATGTTTCAGACGTACCGGAAGGCAAACCTTTATATTTTCTTTTTATCTGTGGTATTAGCCTTTGCCTCCTGTACAGTTGTAAAAAATTATCCGCCTAATACTCCTTTTGTTTTCGACAACGAAATTAAGCTTGAAGGTGATGTATCCAAAGATGAAATGAGAAGGATACAGGCTGAGTTGTATAACTATTGGGATGATAGCCTGAAGCCACGCCGCGTTGGGCAGTTCGGAGTTCGTACCATTGTTCGCAACCCACCGCGGTTTGATACTTCCTATATCAACCCGAGCATCACCTTTATGCGTTCTTACCTGCAGTCGCAGGGATTTTATAATTCGATAGTAGAACCTATACTGCCACACGAAATAGATACTGTAGGCGACCAATTGCGTGCAACAGTGCGTATGGCTGTTAACCTCGAAAAAAACCTTCGTATTTCGTCCTTTACTTTCGATAGTATTCAGCATGATGACCTGCGGGTGCTGGCGAAACAAGATTCTTCTAAAACCCTGCTGAGAGAGAGAAAGCCGTTCAATAAACAACTGATATCCGGCGAACTGGACAGGCTTGTGAACTTGTACAGGAACAATGGTTACCTGCGTATGAACAGGGAAAATCTATATGCTGAAGTGGATACAACTGAGGTTGGTTTACTCGACATCACCCTGGATCCATTTGAACAAGCAAGAAGAATAGCCGAGGCAACACAGAGACGTTTGGCCGATCCTACCATTGATGTAGCTATACGATCTCGTCCTTCCAACGATACCAATGCTTTTACGCAGTTCTATGTTGGTCGCATCTACCTGTATCCTGAAACAGAAAAAACTGAGATCGTAGATTCTCTTATTGGAAAAACCTTTCCCCAGGAAATAAATGCAAGACAGTATACCCTAAAGCAACATGTAGGGCTGGTAAAGCTAAGGCCATTGCGTGAGCATACCTACCTGCGCGAAGGAACGCTGTATGACCAGAGCATGTACTTTAAAACCATCAATGCATATTCGAGCCTGGGGCCATGGAACCAGGTAGATGTGCGGCCGGTGATACGTGTGGATACAGTGCCAATAGTGGATTTTCATTTTTTTCTGACACCTGCGCCTAAATACTCTTTTGGTACCGACCTGGAAGTAAGTCGGAACACCAATAGTATTATTACAGGGAACTTGCTGGGTGTTGCCAATGTCATCACCTTCAGGCGAAGGAATGTAGCAAAGCAGGCAATACAAGCCAGCACCACGCTTCGAAATGGTATAGAACTTGGCTTGAATGACTCTGTTTCGGTTTTACAAACTTTCCAGTCAAGCATTACACAAACCTTCAGTTTTCCACGCTTCATTACTCCATTTAGAATTCGCGGTGAAAAGTCACTAGATGACTATAGAACGCTATTAAGTTTAAATGCCTCTTATACCGACAGGCGTAATTTCTTCAAACTAAGTTCTGCTGTACTTTCTTTTGGTTATGAATGGAAAAGAAAAAATCATGCATGGATCTACCGGCCATTAAATGTGGAATTGTATAGCCTGGATACATTGGCTGGATTGCGTTCGGCATTTGTCAACAACCCGTTTTTGCGTAATGCATTCAACACCGGTTATGTTATCAGCCAAACGTTATCGTACAGCTATACCTACCCGGGAAACAGGGCGGGTGTTACCAACTTCCTTCGTATTTCAGGCGAGGAGGCCGGTGCTATTTCTGGCAGGTTTCCGGGTTTGCGCGACAAGATCTATCAATACATTAAAGGCGAGGCGGAATTCAGGAAGTTGATCAGCTACCGCAGAACTGGCCTTGCATTCAGGTTTTTTGGTGGTGTTGGCTACAACTATAGCAACGACCCGGTGCTGGGACGATCGCTGCCGTTTTTTAAACAATATATAGCTGGCGGGCCAAACAGCATGCGGGCATGGAATATCAGGCAACTGGGACTGGGCTCTTCTTTGTTGAGTGATACTTCTTCTGTTTTCAGGGACAGGTTTGGAGATGTGCAGCTGGAGACGAATATAGAATATCGTTACCCATTTTTTACCATCGGATCTATAAATGTCAACAGTGCTGTTTTTGCAGATATAGGTAATCTTTGGAACCTGAAGAACCCTCGGAACAATCCAGACTCAGCCAGCGTTTTACGCTTCGATCGCTTTTTCAGAGACCTTGCTATTGGTGTAGGAACAGGATTACGATTCGATATCAGCTCAATAATGATCAGGCTTGATTTTGCTTATAAAGTGAAAGATCCGGCACGCGAAAAAAACAATGGATGGATGAGCATCAAAGATTTCTCCTGGACGAATGATGAATACAACATTGTAGATGCGAATGGCAGAAGGATCAGGCGAAACAATTATGCTTTCCAGTTAGGTATTGGCCTTCCATTCTAA
- the xerD gene encoding site-specific tyrosine recombinase XerD, with product MWTSYKNGYKAYLQLEKSLSDHSVEAYLRDVDKLTSFLLLTGDKASPADIDLKTLQQFVKWVAELGMTPASQARIISGIKGFFKYCLTENIVTNDPTTLLEGPKLQRKLPDTLSFEEIESIIGQLDLSKPEGTRNKAILETLYSCGLRVTELVNLQLSCLYLDVGFIRVIGKGNKERLVPIGSEAIKCIKLYKDTVRVHQPRAKGCDDVLFLNKRGGKISRVMIFYIIKELAQKAKINKTISPHTFRHSFATHLVEGGADLRAVQEMLGHESITTTEIYTHLDRDFLRSTLQQFHPAFQ from the coding sequence ATGTGGACGTCATACAAAAATGGATATAAAGCCTACCTGCAACTGGAAAAATCGCTGAGCGATCATTCAGTTGAGGCATACCTGCGCGATGTGGATAAGTTAACTTCTTTCTTGCTACTTACAGGTGACAAAGCTTCTCCTGCGGATATTGATCTTAAGACGCTACAACAATTTGTAAAATGGGTAGCCGAACTTGGTATGACACCAGCATCGCAGGCACGTATCATCTCTGGCATCAAAGGGTTTTTTAAATATTGCCTAACAGAAAATATCGTCACCAATGACCCAACAACACTGTTGGAAGGACCAAAGCTGCAGCGCAAGCTTCCTGACACACTTTCTTTCGAAGAGATAGAAAGCATCATAGGCCAGTTGGATCTTAGTAAACCTGAAGGCACACGCAATAAAGCCATTTTAGAAACTTTGTATAGCTGTGGCCTGCGGGTAACTGAGTTGGTAAACCTGCAGTTGAGCTGCCTGTATCTTGATGTTGGTTTTATAAGAGTAATTGGCAAAGGCAATAAAGAACGTTTGGTTCCTATAGGCAGTGAAGCCATTAAGTGTATAAAGCTTTACAAGGATACGGTGCGGGTGCATCAACCCAGAGCTAAGGGTTGCGATGATGTTCTCTTCCTGAACAAACGCGGTGGAAAGATCTCTCGTGTCATGATCTTTTACATCATTAAAGAGCTGGCGCAAAAGGCCAAGATCAACAAGACCATTTCGCCCCACACGTTTCGCCATTCCTTTGCTACACATTTAGTAGAAGGTGGCGCCGACCTGCGTGCGGTGCAGGAAATGCTGGGCCACGAAAGCATTACCACCACTGAAATCTACACGCACCTCGACAGGGATTTTCTACGAAGTACCCTCCAGCAGTTTCATCCTGCTTTCCAGTAG
- the truB gene encoding tRNA pseudouridine(55) synthase TruB — MEKVLNKYELGQVMLVDKPLEWTSFDVVRKIRNTIRIKKVGHAGTLDPLATGLLIVCTGKYTKKINEYMGMEKEYTGTFTLGASTPTYDLESDPIEHRSLDGITNDVIHTATENFMGQIQQVPPIHSAIKKEGKPVYLLARKGIEVELDPRTITIHHFSIDMIELPIVHFKVVCSTGTYIRSLAHDFGKQLGCGAYLSSLRRTRIGEFHVNDAPQMEKLVEELKAE, encoded by the coding sequence ATGGAAAAGGTGCTGAACAAGTATGAGCTAGGGCAGGTAATGCTGGTAGATAAACCCCTGGAATGGACATCATTTGATGTGGTGCGGAAGATCAGGAATACCATCAGGATTAAAAAAGTAGGGCATGCAGGTACACTTGATCCACTTGCTACCGGCCTGCTAATTGTTTGCACCGGCAAATACACCAAGAAGATAAACGAGTACATGGGTATGGAAAAGGAATATACCGGCACCTTTACCCTTGGCGCCTCCACTCCTACTTACGACCTGGAAAGTGACCCTATAGAACATCGTAGCCTTGATGGCATCACCAATGATGTTATTCATACTGCCACAGAAAATTTTATGGGGCAGATACAGCAGGTACCGCCCATTCATTCTGCAATAAAAAAAGAAGGAAAGCCTGTATACCTGCTGGCGCGAAAAGGTATTGAAGTAGAATTGGATCCACGTACAATCACCATACATCATTTCAGTATCGACATGATCGAGCTTCCCATCGTGCACTTTAAAGTGGTTTGCAGTACCGGCACTTATATCCGCAGTTTAGCACATGATTTTGGTAAACAATTGGGATGTGGTGCTTACTTAAGCAGCCTACGCCGCACACGCATTGGAGAATTCCATGTAAACGATGCACCTCAAATGGAAAAGCTGGTAGAGGAGCTGAAAGCTGAATAG
- a CDS encoding YkgJ family cysteine cluster protein, which yields MLPVNLRSFRTKVRHHKQAMINFLQKLEQQPPKNLDKLAEEIAPAVWKATDCLTCANCCKRMSPTFTAKDIKRIAAYVGMTPKEFKAKWLWVPPDDKDWLNRNQPCQFLDVRTNLCSIYEVRPADCAGFPHLTKKKMVEYIHVHQQNITYCPATYMMVEKLMVRVAL from the coding sequence ATGCTGCCTGTCAACCTCCGTTCCTTTCGCACCAAAGTTCGCCACCACAAACAAGCTATGATCAACTTCCTGCAGAAGCTGGAACAGCAGCCGCCAAAAAACCTTGATAAACTAGCTGAGGAAATAGCTCCTGCTGTATGGAAAGCTACCGACTGCCTTACCTGTGCTAACTGCTGCAAAAGGATGAGCCCGACATTCACAGCGAAGGATATAAAAAGGATAGCGGCTTATGTAGGTATGACGCCAAAGGAATTTAAAGCTAAATGGCTGTGGGTGCCACCGGATGATAAGGATTGGTTGAACCGCAATCAGCCTTGCCAGTTCCTGGATGTGCGTACGAATTTGTGCAGCATCTATGAAGTGCGTCCTGCTGATTGTGCAGGTTTTCCGCACCTCACCAAAAAGAAAATGGTGGAATACATCCATGTTCACCAGCAAAATATTACCTATTGCCCTGCCACTTATATGATGGTAGAAAAGCTGATGGTAAGGGTGGCGCTGTAA